GTGGGTAGCTCGTAACCGCTTTGCAGTCCTGGATCGAATGCATTCGGTAAGGGGACAGGCTTAATAGGGTCATCTTTTTAACGGGGTATATTGTCATTTGGAAACATGCAAATGGAATAGTGGGAGATTGGGTTAACAGAATTACTGGAGATCCACATAGACTGGCAAGGCATTCTCAATAGAAAGTGAGCTGCAGATACACATGAAGAAGTATAATACAATGAAAATGTAGTGagctgaaatattatttaactTACGGTAAATGCTGTCTCAGTTGCTGGAAGCTTGCTACTGCAGGTGAGCTCAGAAATGACAGCTGACCAGAACAGGGCTGTGAAGCCACCCGGGTTGCTTTCATAGCATGCAAGTaatgagaaaatgctgaaaaagcaGGTTAGTTTTTATAAAGGTCTTTGATCTCACTTGTGGAGTGAAataggagaaagaaaggggaaagtaaGTCATGGAAAGTTGTTCCAGCTTCAGTTTACTTggcagaaagggaaataaaagtcTTATCTCTTTGCCCAATGCAgaatatttatctatttattttgtatctgattcagtatttttttttgcctagtATATTAAAGCTTCTTGCACCTGTTTTGTTACTCCTCtctgccttcccttcctctccttgaAGTTCTCCCTTTTCAACTTCCTCATCTCCTGTATTTACCCTGTGTTCGCCCACCCTCCTTCCCTTCATATTTACTTTGTTCATATGCTCAATGTAGAGAGCAGTTGAAAATTATATGAGCTAGCTGACAACAACAGCAGTGGGGCTAAAGGGAAAGCTCGCACTCCTATGTCTGTGCCCTGGTAAACTTAAGTTGTTGGATTTTCCAGAAGGATAATGTCTGATCCTGTCTTGTGAAAGGCTTTGTATTTAATTTGGGCTCTTGAGGTTCAGCTATACAAAAATTCTGAGCTAAAACAATCCTAAATTTCTTTGTGTGTTCTATCTGACTGCCCTGTGTTGCTGTGTTTCGTTTTCGTCTCATCAAATGGCAGATCCTAATCAAAAACTTGAAGAATGAGATCACGAAGAAGGTGCAGGTGCCGAACTGTGATGAGATTTTCTATGCTGGCACAGGGAACCTGTTACTGAGAGATGCAGACTCCATCACCCTCTTTGACGTGCAGCAGAAGCGGTAAGATCCAGTCTGCTGGGGGAAGTTTTAATATTGTAATCCTGTTGGCGTGTGCCCTCTAGGGACAAGTAATAGCTATTAATGCACTCCAGAATTCAGCATCAGCTGCAGGCTGCATCAGACTGATCCAAACCACGGCTAACAACTGTTAGGGAGAGCAGAGTGTAAACATAGCCAAGGTGCAGTTTATGCTGCAGGCATTGTGCCATTGATCACAGGGAGATGTGTGCCATATCCTTATAAATTCTGACTACAGAATCGGGTACTATAAAAgtggaaagaaatcaaaaaccCTATACTCAGTCGAGCTAAGCTTGCCTGATGCCTTGTCCCTTAGGTTTTATATCTGTTCAAAATGCTCTTAAATTGGAATATTATAGCACGTTGGTACTGGTTATGTGTTGCTAGCCACAAAGAAAGACAAGTAGCTGGTGCTCTTGGCCATCATTGTCAGCTTGAGAAGGTTCTGGATTAGCAGCAGATAAATGCAGTGTGTCTTGATTGCTTATGTCCCAGAATTTGTCTGGAGTTTCATTTCCTTATCTCTATGTCTTTGCCTTTCTAGTATTGTTGGGAAAGTTATGGATAAATTTATTAAAGCAAACGTTACCTGTAAATaccttatttcctttgttctgtTAAAACCATCTTTAATCATCTCCATGTTTTTCAAGTCAGTTGTCACCCCAAATGTGTTTGTTATTGCACAGGCATGGagaaagctttgttttgttgaaCTAGGGAGACACTGAGTTTTGTTGCATGATTTTGTAGCTTCAGAAATGCATAAAGAGAATTCAGAGCATCTGCAAATTGGGCTCGGTGTATTGGAGACTGGTAGCTGATAATAGAGCTTGCTGTGGAGGCAGATTGTTCAACTCTAACGTCAGTGCTGTCCTTTTCCAGGACTCTGGCCTCGGTGAAGATCTCCAAGGTGAAATATGTCATCTGGTCGGCTGACATGTCCCACGTAGCTCTGCTGGCCAAGCATGGTAAGCAGGGGTGGCTGCAGTATTTCACCTGGATCCCAGTGCACACCAGGTTCTTCCTTGGCTGGGAGCATGTTTCTGTGTTCATGATCTGCTAGAGTAACTGCTCAGTGCTGTGTCTAGTGGTGAAGGTGCAGCTGCAGACGGATTCACAGTGCGAgccctgctgctttttctcttcagcAAAACCTTTTTGCAAGTTTATAGAACAGATGATTTGCTATATTCCTCACAAAGGATCAGCTattctgtctttttaaaaaaaaaaaaaaaaagcaaatggtgACAATTTTGTTGTGGTTACTATCATCTCCTTAATGTCCAAAGCTGAATATAGTCCCTATTTCTGGGACTGTGGAAGAGAGAAGCTTTAAGTCAGAGTCAGATATTTAAGAGCAGAGTTACCTGATCCTCCTCCTTACTGTTTTTGTCTCCAGCCATCATGATCTGCAACAGAAAGCTGGAATCCCTGTGTAACATCCACGAAAACATCCGTGTCAAGAGCGGTGCCTGGGATGAAAGTGGTGTTTTCATCTATACCACCAGCAACCACATCAAATATGCTGTCACCACAGGGTAAGTCTGAGAGTCAAACAGAGTCCTTGAACTGGCTGCCCTTGTGCAGACTaccagtgtttttattttgttgtttgtttggcagATGCCAAAGTTAGTGCTGGTGCAACTCCACTTTTACAGTACGGATGGTCTCCAGGACAGTTAGAGCTAAATAGATGCTCCTGGCTCCTGTTTGGTTGCTTACCCTATAGAGCTAGAGTGGCTGCTCTATTCATCTGACAGGGGCTTGAGGGCTAAAATAGCATAGTGAGCCTCCTTTGTGGTAGGGGATGTGGCCATACAGACATGGTGTGAACATGTGCTGTGTGTTGGCATAGGGATCATGGAATCATCCGCACCCTGGACCTTCCTATCTATGTTACCCGTGTGAAGGGGAACAACGTGTACTGCCTGGACAGAGAATGCCGCCCCAGGGTCCTCACCATTGATCCCACAGAGTTCAAATTCAAGCTGGCATTGATTAACAGGAAGTATGATGAGGTGAGGCATGAGAAACTCTGCGCTATTTCTTGGCCGTGGTATGAGTGTTCGAGAACGTTCCTTGTGAGTGGTGTCAGCTTCACTGCCTGGGCCTTTTCTTTGCAGGTGCTGCACATGGTGAGGAATGCTAAGCTTGTGGGCCAGTCCATCATTGCCTACCTGCAGAAAAAGGGCTACCCTGAGGTGGCCCTGCACTTTGTCAAAGACGAGAAGACCCGTTTCAGCCTGGCACTGGAGTGTGGCAACATTGAGGTGAGGTGGCAGATGGTGCTGGGAGAAGGGCATGTCTTTTGGGTCGTCACTTTGGGGATGATAGCTGCCCTACTAAAGTGTGTGCGGGCCCTCGTCGAGGCATGATTTAGTGCAGTGAACTTTGTAATCTCCGGCTTTTCATCAGGGGCGTTATCAACAGAAGCCTGTAGAGAAAACTGCTTCTGCAAACCCTCATAGTATTTTTGGTGGGGCAGAGGATCAAGCTCAAGTCTTGTGTGTTGagcatttcttttcagatcTGACCTTGTAACTGCATCAATTGTCTTGTTAGATTGCTCTGGAAGCAGCCAAGGCTCTGGATGACAAGAATTGCTGGGAGAAACTGGGAGAAGTGGCATTACTGCAGGGAAATCATCAGATTGTGGAGATGTGCTACCAGCGCACCAAGAACTTTGATAGGCTCTCCTTTCTCTATCTTATCACTGGCAATCTGGAGAAGCTTCGGAAGATGATGAAGATAGGTGAGTGCAGGAGAATGAATTAAGATGTGCTGAGCTCCCAGAGGGAATGAGCAGCATCCCAGAGAAGGACACTTCTCTGACTTCTTCgtgactttttttctgtttctgtctaGCTGAGATCCGTAAGGATATGAGTGGCCACTACCAGAATGCCTTGTATCTAGGAGATGTGGCAGAGAGAGTGAGGATCCTGAAGAACTGTGGGCAAAGTGAGTAATGTCAGTCTAACGTGTTTCTCTgggctgaggagcagctggagaggttttgggggtgaacagtaatttctgaagagaaatgaGCATAATCTCTTACTGAGAGATGGACAGAGAAAGTAACGCAAGAGTCACAATACAATCCAGGCGATGTGAAACAACCTTGGAGCATATTCAGGTGGTCAGTCACTTGTTCGCATTAGTCCTAAATCCAGTGATGCCCCTAGAAGTGTAATTTTACAGCTTAGTATGCTGCTAATCTTTCCTTTTGGCAGTGTGGTCATGCTTGTTGGTATGAgaggttttctttctgcataaTACAGAGAATACACACTCATGTTTGTTATACTTAATTTCAGAGTCCCTGGCCTATCTCACGGCTGCAACTCATGGTCTGGATGAGGAAGCTGAAAACCTGAAGGAAACCTTTGATCCTGAAAAGGAAACGGTTAGTGACTAACGCTTCAGAACAAGAACCCTAGAGTTTTGGGAAGAAGATGGCAGTGGGACATGGTGTTAGTGTGACTGGCATGACAGCCCCTTTCTGAGAGGGAGACACCCTGTTCCTTTTCTGTCACTACTTAACAAAACCTTGAGACTGTGCTGCATGGAGGTGGGTAGGTCAAAGAACGGGATTTTCCTTATATGGCCTTTAGCTGTTTTTTGCTCCTTTCTGCTCAGATTCCAGACATTGATCCCAATGCAAaactgctgcagcctcctgctcctgtcATGCCTCTGGATACCAACTGGCCATTGCTGACTGTTTCCAAGGGGTTCTTTGAAGGAACAATTGCTAGCAAAGGTATTGCTTTATACTTGGAAGGTCACGTTAAGTTGGGATATGCAGAACAGAGATATTTGTTCCCATGGCTCCTCGTCTGTTGCTGTTAAACCCCAGATTTGCTGTGTGTTActagcaggggctggactgcaGCTTGGTATTTACACCATCCTTGGCAAATCTCAAAATCTTTGTCCTTTTAACACAAGATAGGGTTTGGCAATTGGAGGGGAAAATGCTGGCCTAGCTTAATTCTTTTCTTAACACCTGGCCGACTCAGAGATGAGTAAATGAATAATCCTGTTCTTTTTTAGGCAAAGGAGGTGCCTTAGCTGCTGACATTGATATTGACAATGTTGGCACTGAAGGCTGGGGAGAAGATGCTGAATTGCAGCTGGACGAAGGTGGGTAAATTAAAGAGTGTTTCTTCCAGAAGTGAAAATGTGCCTGTGTAGGAGCTCTAActgtttttccccctcctcGTGCAGATGGCTTTGTGGATGCTGGAGAAGGCTTTGGAGAGGAAGGTCTAGGTAAAGGGCAGGAAGAAGGAGGTGGATGGGAAGTTGAAGAAGATTTGGATCTTCCCCCTGAACTGGTAAGGGGCTGTTGAGACGATGATGCTTTTGGGAGACTTCTCACTTTTAGCCCAGTTTTAGTTACTTAGGAAAGCAATGACAAGTCATggtgggctggggaggggggaaaagcaTTATGGGCTTCATCAGAGGCTTGGCTACCTCTGATATAATCTGGGTGCTGGAAGCTTGCACGCTAATTGCTGCTCTATGTCTTCCCCCAGGATGTTCCTGCTGGTCCagcaggagggggagaggaTGGATTCTTCGTGCCACCCACCAAGGGCACCAGCCCAGCTCAGGTAACAGCACACATCTttgatttttcagctttctgctttctttctgttttggtgcttttttcAGGTTTAGACCTTACTAAAGTTCATCTGTGAACACAACACAGGAACTTGTTAAGGGGCACGGGGGGTGATGAGGGTAAGATCAGAAAaatgtgtgcacatgcacaaCTCCTCTTGTATGTTTTTTCCCATCTTGTAGGTGTGGTGTAACAATTCACAGCTTCCTGTTGACCACATTCTGGCAGGCTCCTTTGAGACAGCGATGAGAGTAAGTTACACTTGGAATTcgtgggggaaaaaatgcccCTGTcccatgtatttttatttctgatccAGTCTGAAGCTTTGTTTTGTATTCTACTGTGAATCATTTTATGCATTGATTTCTCTGGATGTAAAGTAAGAGGTTCTGTGAGCCTGAGTGATGATTGCAGTTTCTGTATGGCCCTGGACAGCTTTTACTCAGCACATCAATGTAttctttccagctcctccaTGACCAGGTAGGAGTAACAAACTTTGGACCCTACAAGCAGCTGTTCCTGCAGACCTATGCCCGTGGCCGTACGACCTACCAAGCCCTGCCGTGTCTCCCTACCATGTATGGATACCCACATCGCAACTGGTAAGCAACTGGGTTAGTTCCTCTTCTGTGCTCTTCTCCTGATGTCATGTACCTCCCTGTGTCTTTCACTCTCTGTTCTGAAGGGAGGAGCCTTCCTGTTTGCTGGATGTTAATAGGAAGTGTGTTCCCTCTTTAGTGGGATTTTTCTGCTGATGGTTAGATGTTAAGATGTTGAagagctctcttttttttttttggtgaaaacaGGGTGAGGCAGTCAGCATGTTGTGTTTTCTGTCACTAATGCTCTGCCTCTGACAAAGCTAGTCCAAACCTTGGGATGTCTAGAGAAGCACAGATGTGTATTTTTAGTGGTGGCTGGAAACTGCTGTAGAAGAATGAGCCAAATTTTTCTAGTGTGTTAATGAAAAGAGAGCTGGGCATTGAATTTGACAACTAATGGAAGCACAGGTGCCTTTTATGCTAAGCTAATGGCCAAGAAAAACAGCATGGCCCTGGGTCAAAATGTTGCTGATATTTGCAGCTGAGCTTACTGTGTAATGCAGGTGTGTTGTTGCTGGCCCCTGTATTAGTCCTGCTTGTATCCCCAtcccctctctgcccccagGAAAGAAGCTGGCTTGAAGAATGCTCTCCCTGCTGTGGGACTGAAGCTTAATGACCTGATCCAGCGCTTGCAGCTGTGCTACCAGCTCACTACAGCTGGCAAGTTTGAGGAGGCTGTGGAGAAGTTCCGCTCCATCTTGCTCAGTGTGCCCTTGCTGGTGGTGGACAACAAGCAGGAGATTGCTGAGGTGAGGGGCAGATCTCTTCTGTCCATATTGTCTGCGTGCCCCTGGGGCAGGAGGCCAAATGCTTGACTCAATCTTTCTCTCTCAAAGGCCCAGCAGCTGATAGCCATTTGTCGGGAGTATATTGTAGGACTCTCAATGGAGATTGAGCGGAAGAAGTTGCCTAAGGAGACCCTGGAGCACCAGAAGCGAGTCTGTGAGGTACAGTAACTCTGAATTTCCTCGCTGGGTGCCTGGGAGAAGCCTGTGGGTTTAAAAACGCATCAGGAATCCTGAATTCTATGTCCTGCCTTCGAAGCAGATGTGGCAGTGATTACCTGGGAGGGGTCGGTGTGTTTCTTGGAGCATTTTCAGGGCATCCAGTTTCTCACGTCCTTGGTAATGATTGTATCCTCACTTTTCCTCCTTGTCCCCGCTGCAGATGGCTGCCTATTTCACCCACTCCAACCTGCAGCCTGTCCACATGATCTTGGTACTGCGCACTGCACTTAACCTCTTCTTCAAACTCAAAAACTTCAAGACAGCTGCTACTTTTGCACGTCGGCTACTAGAGCTGGGTCCGAAGCCTGAGGTGGCCCAGCAGGTATGTCTGTGAGGTGCATTGCCAGAAATATTTGCTGTGGCAGATCCTATTTGGACTGCTTCCTAGCTGTACCTCTGGTTGATGTGGTTGCTTTTTGCAGACCCGCAAGATCTTGTCAGCGTGTgagaagaatcctactgacaccTACCAGCTTAACTATGACATGCACAACCCCTTTGACATCTGTGCTGCCTCTTACCGACCCATCTATCGTGGCAAGCCCGTGGAGAAGTGTCCCCTTAGTGGAGCCTGCTACTGCCCTGAGTTCCAGGGGCAGATCTGCCGTGTCACAACAGTAAGGGAGTCTCTGTTGCAACCCAGTCTGTGATGTTTTCTGCTAGAGAGGATTCCAGCAGCTTCCCCCTTGTGTCCCCCTAACTTAAGTCAGCGTGGGTTTTGGGTCAGTGGCAGGGAACTTGGCATTTGGGGTGGAGCAGTTTGGGAATTGTGAAATACAGCGTAGCTTAAAAATCCCCTCCAGGGACTGACATTGCAGCGATTGGCAATGTGTGTTCTTCAGAACCATCTAGGCTCTCAAGGCAACGTACAGGGTCgggctgttttgtttcttttgaacGTTAATTATCTCCCTTTTATTCCTCAGGTGACAGAGATCGGCAAGGATGTCATTGGGCTGCGGATCAGCCCACTCCAGTTCCGCTAGCACACGTGCCCATCCCAGGGAGGTGTGGGATCAAAGGGAAATGGTCCCGTTTGACAGTACAGCGTGGAAACTTTCACCTCCCACCATTCCAGCTTCTAGTTATCTCTTTACCTTACCATAGTTATGCCTGTGCTGTGTCTTAACTGCTCTTCCCCACCCAGGAATGCTGTAGCGAGCCTCTCTGCTGCTTCTAAGTAGGGATCCTGTTTCTAACTTGGAATCCTATTTTCACATCTGATCCAGCTGATGTGATGTTTTGTGTATCATAGcttcaaggcttttttttttcccagcagatAGAATGTGGTTCTTGCTGACACCTTGGTATAGTACAGTGCGCTCAATAGAAACTGCTCAAGAGCCAAGGACTGCCTCTCATGTCCTTTAGTGTTGGGCTCCTAAAAGAAGCACTTAAAGATCCTGCTGCAacctgggcagcaggaggagtcAAGCCTGGGTCTCAAAAGAAGGTGGTACTGGCTGGTACAGGCCTGCTGCCCTCAGAAGTGACTGGAGAGCAGCTAGGCAACCAAGTGGTAGTGTTGACTGTTTTGTTGTCCTGGTAGCATTTCTCAACATGATCTGCCTCTTAACACAAATAAAGTAAATTGACTGTCTGGATCTTCCTGTTCTGCAGCTTAGTTGTTCTTACTGATTTACAGTAGATACCACATTACATTTCCTCTTTTCACGTCCCACCTCCCACTCATTTGTGCTGTTAAGCTGCCAGATCTGAAGAGTTCTGAAGTTTCCAGAAAATGGAGGCCATAGTACTGAAATAATGAATCATGCCAGCAGGGGCTGCTTCTGCTAATTATTAGTGTGGAACTGCTGTTGCCTGTGCTCAAAGTGTCCTCACTGGTAAGGCTCCTGTCCTCACCTTCCCATGTGTAGTTGTGCCATTTGGTATTACTGTGGCTTTCCATGTGGTACTTAGCAGCCTGGAGGGTCTTCAGAATCAGGCAGATTGTAGTTTCCAGCAGTGACAAGTTGAACATACATTCTTGCACCAGTGGAGAAACAGAAACCCTAGAGTTCCTGCTCCCTTGTTGCTCCCTAGTTGTCTGGCTCTTTCTCTAAAATAAAACCATGCCATAAGCTAGGATTTTAaacctttattttattcataaaaagGGGGAgtgggaatcacagaatcacagaactgtagggattggaagggacctcgaaagggACCCCCCGGCCAAAGCAGGTTCATCCCACTCTTAAAGGCGTTCCTTCCAGTTTTGCATGGGTTTTGTTCAAGGAATGTTGGTAGTTGGGGGGCAGATGAAAGTTGCTGGGACTAATGGTTAGGGGCCTGAACAAGCAGGGCATCGTGGCAGGCCACTGCGATGCCTCCAATGAGGTTCAGGAACTCCTGGAAGTCCAGCTGCCCATCACTGTTCAAATCGAGTTTCTTCATCATCCTGTCCAGGACAGCTGGGTCCCTCTGATTCTGCAAAAAATCAAAGAGATTGGGATCAATGCCTGCCTCGAGGCAAAGGTGTCCTTTGCTGTACACACCCAGGTACaagcctgcagctgctgagtTCATCACTAGCAGCAAGGGTTTGGCAGAGGGAAGCAGAATCCAGCTGGGGCAACTCCAATCAGGCTCTGCTCTGGCTTCTGGTAGAAGTGAGGTCTTTTCCCCTGCCCCCTCCCATGCTCATGTGGCTGGAGGACTCCTGGCCTGGATTTCACTCACCTTTGTGAAGGAAGCCAGCTCAGTGTTCATGAAAGCCAGGAACTCCCTCTTGGAGAGCTTTAAGTTGTCCCCTTCACGCCCTGCGTACCGCTGGAAGACGGCCAGCAGGGACTCGATGCAGCGTTCGGTCTCGGTGGGGGACACCTTGGACTGCAGGAATGGAGCAAAAGCAAAAGTTCAGGCTGGTGCTTGCAGCGAGCTCTGTGCTTGCAGAAGAGCAGCGACAGCTTCCAGAGGGAGGCTGGGCTGAGGGAGCCCTCCTGCCATCCCCTTTAGGGAGCCTGCTGTGCCCAATCTGTCCAGGTGCATTTTTCCTCGGTATTCCTTTTTTTCGTGACCTGCACAGCTCTTTGGTGGGGAGGGACCCAggggaggggcagggagtgGTTTGGGAAGCACCTGGATGCCTTGGGAGCATGGAAAATTCCCTGGGGAGGCACCAGCAGTCGAGGGAGGAGGGCTGCTCCCTCTGGTTTACTCAGCATTCTCCAGCATGGCTGAACTGGAAGATAaacctccctttccctccccctgccctgtctGGCCAGAGGAGAAACTCTGAGTCACCAGAGAAAAATGTGAGTGGAGCAGCAGCGGAGTTGGCTCCCCAAActgctgcctgggctgggggagctggggtggCTCCTGATGAGCCTTCAGCAGGGCCACCAGGCCCTAAAAGCGAGGGAACACCAGGGATATGGGgctctttcccctccccagggCTCCGATTTTTGGGAAAAGGGACCTcgcaggcagggctgggtggaGTCCGCCCTTCCCTCCCTAACCTCAGCATCCTGGGGACTCCCTGCCACATCCTGCCCCGCCTGAGGTTGAATTCAGCCTTTTTTTGGTTAAAGTGGCACGGAGGTGCTTCCTTCCTGAACCTCGTTTTTTCGTCTCATGgtccccctgagccccccaccCTGGTGCCGTGAGCTGGGTGGAGGCCAAGCCACAGCCCTGAGCCCAGCGCTGGGCAGCGGGAGCAGCACTGGAAAGAGGAAGgcgaggggagggaagggactgtggggtggggaggggagagaaatagGGGGCAAATATCCCCTTGctgtttccctgcagccacGGGGACCCTCTGCTCTCCCACTCTGAACCCCCTTCCAACCCCCCTTTCCCGAGGAGGCTGAGCTCAGCCCTTGGCCCCGTTCCCTCTTCCCAGTGCCAAGACACGTCTCGCTTCCAGCTCGGGGCCTCTTCCCTGAGGGAAACGCTCCAACGCCCTCTCCCCCAGGCCCAGGGTCGTGCTCACTCACCATGACTGCGTCTCGGGGCTCAGTGGGACCGCGGTACGGTTCGAGGTAGAATCGAGACGGGTGTGAGCTTCGTCTGCCACCGCCCTGCCAGCGCCCAGCCCCGGCTCAGCCCCCTGGGCCACGTTGGGCAATCGGCGGCGCTAACGGCAGATCCCGACGTGCCTGCGGTCCCCACCTCAGCTTGGGCCCCTCCTTCATCCTCTTCCctcctgcattttatttttttgtgcttctattttctcttttgtccgtttttttttttttttttttttccttagttttgTCTACTCGtctctatgcttttttttttttttttttaaacccagtCTTCTCAGGGCTGAGCCCTGCATCTGCCTCGCTGCTCCCCACACTACCCTTGggccttcctcttcctccagcgACCTTTGGGCACCCCTGAGTGcagcccaccccccccccccccgtgtccctgcCCCTTCCTGTGCTAACCACCAGGAAAGCTTTGCCAATAACCTGTTATTATTTGCCAATAACGTGTTAACAAGCTCAACCTGTTGTAAAAAGGGTGCAGCTACTCTCTAGGGGTGAAGGCAGCCCCTTTGGGTACTGCTGCAGGTGGGATTTGTCCCAAGCAGCCTCAGTCCCTGTGCCACAGGAGGGCTGAAGATAGGGAGAGGCAGAAGAGGGACAGCAGACACCCAAAGGCAAAGTTTGCGGCCCACCTCACTCCCAGCTGGGGGGCTACGGGGGCAGAAACTGTCCTGCTGGGTGCATCTGCCCCGGGGGTGTCCTCATCCGCCCCCCTAGCCCTACCCTGCCACTCCTCATCCTGCGGCACCAGGGAGGCTGCTGAGACACGTCAGCCTGGCCTTGCCACTGCAACCGCAGTGTGGTGACGTCCTTGGCACTCGGTGTGGATACGGAGCCGCCCGCCCTGGCCCCGATTTCACCCAAAAGCtttggggagagagagggggaggCGTGGAGTGGAGAGGTTGGGGGGCAACCATCCTCAAtctcatttccttcctttctttccccagtTCCCTTCCCATATTTTTATCTGTGTATTGGGGAAAAATACCTTCTCCACCGCTACCCTAAATCTCATAAACAGTTCATTGCAAATGAATCAAAAAGATTTTCTGATGCGGGGAgctgagggcaggaaggcttcTGCTCTTTGGTCTGCACTTCCACCTGCGGTTTGCAGCCTCCTCTTTGTGCTTCCTGAGCGCTGCAGCAGTGCTCGCTCCTCCGCCCAGCTTTTATCTCCCCCTAGCTTTTATTTCTCCCTTTGCAAGAGCAAATCCCGGAGGGGCTGTGGCCTGGCCCCAGCCTGGCTGCGGtgtgggatttggggagatttctatttcttgctgctgctctgtgtgttTGCGATCAAGGCGCTGGCACCGTTTGCAGACGCACCATCTGTGCTGCCATATGTTTGTCACCGGGACATGCAGCGGCCACGTGCATGACAGAGGGGTGGCAGAGAGCAGTGCCAGCACATCCGTCTGCCCCAGCTGGGACAGACCCCTCTCAGTACCCCTAGCACCACGTCCAAACCATGCCAGGAAATTGGCTGTGGCTGGCTGAGAGTGAAGGCCTGAGTGCTGCATCAGGCTCTGGTGGACCTGAGCTGCCCTTGTTCCTCCTGGCGAGCCCCGGCACCAGCCAGAGA
This Anas platyrhynchos isolate ZD024472 breed Pekin duck chromosome 26, IASCAAS_PekinDuck_T2T, whole genome shotgun sequence DNA region includes the following protein-coding sequences:
- the COPA gene encoding coatomer subunit alpha; its protein translation is MLTKFETKSARVKGLSFHPKRPWILTSLHNGVIQLWDYRMCTLIDKFDEHDGPVRGIDFHKQQPLFVSGGDDYKIKVWNYKLRRCLFTLLGHLDYIRTTFFHHEYPWILSASDDQTIRVWNWQSRTCVCVLTGHNHYVMCAQFHPSEDLVVSASLDQTVRVWDISGLRKKNLSPGAVESDVRGITGVDLFGTTDAVVKHVLEGHDRGVNWAAFHPTMPLIVSGADDRQVKIWRMNESKAWEVDTCRGHYNNVSCAVFHPRQELILSNSEDKSIRVWDMSKRTGVQTFRRDHDRFWVLAAHPNLNLFAAGHDGGMIVFKLERERPAYAVHGNMLYYVKDRFLRQLDFNSSKDVAVMQLRSGSKFPVFNMSYNPAENAVLLCTRASNLENSTYDLYTIPKDADSQNPDAPEGKRSSGLTAVWVARNRFAVLDRMHSILIKNLKNEITKKVQVPNCDEIFYAGTGNLLLRDADSITLFDVQQKRTLASVKISKVKYVIWSADMSHVALLAKHAIMICNRKLESLCNIHENIRVKSGAWDESGVFIYTTSNHIKYAVTTGDHGIIRTLDLPIYVTRVKGNNVYCLDRECRPRVLTIDPTEFKFKLALINRKYDEVLHMVRNAKLVGQSIIAYLQKKGYPEVALHFVKDEKTRFSLALECGNIEIALEAAKALDDKNCWEKLGEVALLQGNHQIVEMCYQRTKNFDRLSFLYLITGNLEKLRKMMKIAEIRKDMSGHYQNALYLGDVAERVRILKNCGQKSLAYLTAATHGLDEEAENLKETFDPEKETIPDIDPNAKLLQPPAPVMPLDTNWPLLTVSKGFFEGTIASKGKGGALAADIDIDNVGTEGWGEDAELQLDEDGFVDAGEGFGEEGLGKGQEEGGGWEVEEDLDLPPELDVPAGPAGGGEDGFFVPPTKGTSPAQVWCNNSQLPVDHILAGSFETAMRLLHDQVGVTNFGPYKQLFLQTYARGRTTYQALPCLPTMYGYPHRNWKEAGLKNALPAVGLKLNDLIQRLQLCYQLTTAGKFEEAVEKFRSILLSVPLLVVDNKQEIAEAQQLIAICREYIVGLSMEIERKKLPKETLEHQKRVCEMAAYFTHSNLQPVHMILVLRTALNLFFKLKNFKTAATFARRLLELGPKPEVAQQTRKILSACEKNPTDTYQLNYDMHNPFDICAASYRPIYRGKPVEKCPLSGACYCPEFQGQICRVTTVTEIGKDVIGLRISPLQFR
- the S100A11 gene encoding protein S100-A11, translated to MSKVSPTETERCIESLLAVFQRYAGREGDNLKLSKREFLAFMNTELASFTKNQRDPAVLDRMMKKLDLNSDGQLDFQEFLNLIGGIAVACHDALLVQAPNH